The region ATCGATTCTCGGCGTGCCGTATCGTCTCGCCTGCTCGCCGGAAACCGAAGCAGCACTGCTCGAGGCGGTGGCACGCGTGGACGCCGAAATGTCGAAGATCCGCAATAACAGCAACGTGCGCGGCACGGATCGCATTGCCGTCATGGCCGCGCTGTCGCTGGCATCGGAACTGCTTAAGCTGCAAACGAGCGTGCGACACGGAGAAGCATTTCCCGCTGAAGAAATCCGGCGTACAATGCGTCAAATGAACGAACAACTGGGTGCTGTGATTCAGCAGTACAGCATG is a window of Paraburkholderia sp. IMGN_8 DNA encoding:
- a CDS encoding cell division protein ZapA; protein product: MTTKQIEVSILGVPYRLACSPETEAALLEAVARVDAEMSKIRNNSNVRGTDRIAVMAALSLASELLKLQTSVRHGEAFPAEEIRRTMRQMNEQLGAVIQQYSMQ